In the genome of Cryptomeria japonica chromosome 8, Sugi_1.0, whole genome shotgun sequence, one region contains:
- the LOC131050650 gene encoding putative pentatricopeptide repeat-containing protein At5g09950 has protein sequence MRLLNNFTFLTALLETPNTYRFRKSRCFCVSTFGRGREHNYCLNVHELCEQGRFMEALQIFHEMKRSGVVVDSNTYTSLLQGCINLKALDQGKLIHEHMKSTGFEATLFQMNCLVNMYVKCRSLENARKVFDEIPHRNAVSWSAMMAGYVQQGHEDEALELFRAMARTSMEVSCFALGSAMRACANLQVNGLDMGQQLHTHIIKTGFYWNDVLSNVLVHMYAECGSMVDARQVFDKMPQRNSISFNAMISVSSQHERNDDALKLFCEMQQLGMKPNHFTFASVITACAAESTREQGKQVHVQAMKIGCTSNVFVGSALVNMYAKCRTPNSARKVFDRMLDRNVVSWTAMMVGYVLNNFGEEAIEIFVEMQRAGINPNYNSFAIVLSACANIEALFQGTQIHAHAVKTGFESDVSLGNGLVNMYAKCRNIEAARREFDLMSQLDLISWNAIICGYTQNETHDEAVKLFTVLLQDGLKPDCVTLISVLSSCANLNSLEIGKQIHAFVFTCGLELNVSVGNALITSYAKCRSIVQSRQVFERMNKKDLVSWNAIIGGYAQNELTSEAIELFQYMQKTNVPMNDVTFVSILSVLICPETLDFGKEIHSHVICSGFEKDICVKNSLVTMYAKSGRMEEASKMFNKMEKPDLVSWNTMISGYALNEHSEEALNFVCKMQEKGLKLDHFTFATVLRACASVAALENGEEIHGNIIRAGFDSDIVVGSALVDMYAKCGSIEGARSVFDKMAVRNDVSWNAMISGYARHGDAKEALQHFDLMQMEGLKPSHITFVGVLSACSHAGLVDKGRKYFVSMNSIYGVAPKLEHYACIVDLLGRAGSLVEAEDFINRMPVQPNAFIWRTLLGACRVYGNMEIGKRAADCLLNLEPQDSATYVLLSNIYASAGKWDDAIKVRTMMKGRRVKKDPGWSWIKLKSEVHGFLVGDSSHPQTEEIYAKLASLSEQMKEIGYIPNTNFTLHDVEQEQKEHFLSYHSEKLAIAYGLICTPAGVPIRVIKNLRVCGDCHSAIKLISKIEGRKIVVRDSNRYHHFINGLCSCGDYW, from the coding sequence ATGAGGCTTCTAAATAACTTCACCTTCCTCACCGCTCTTCTCGAAACTCCGAATACTTACAGATTTCGCAAGAGCAGATGTTTTTGTGTGAGCACATTTGGTAGAGGCAGAGAGCACAATTATTGTTTGAACGTACACGAGCTGTGCGAGCAGGGGAGATTCATGGAGGCTCTGCAAATTTTCCACGAAATGAAGAGAAGTGGGGTTGTTGTAGACTCTAATACCTACACTAGTCTTTTGCAGGGCTGTATAAATTTGAAAGCCTTGGATCAAGGCAAGCTAATCCATGAACATATGAAGTCCACTGGATTTGAGGCCACCCTCTTTCAAATGAACTGCCTTGTTAACATGTACGTTAAATGTAGAAGTTTGGAAAACGCTCGGAAAGTGTTTGATGAAATACCCCATCGAAATGCGGTTTCGTGGAGTGCGATGATGGCTGGATATGTCCAGCAAGGCCACGAAGATGAAGCTCTCGAGCTTTTTCGTGCAATGGCGAGAACAAGTATGGAGGTTTCCTGCTTTGCCCTTGGAAGTGCCATGAGAGCATGCGCCAATCTGCAAGTTAATGGATTGGATATGGGCCAGCAACTCCATACCCACATTATCAAAACGGGTTTTTACTGGAATGATGTTCTCAGCAATGTTCTGGTCCACATGTATGCAGAATGTGGTAGCATGGTGGATGCacgacaagtgtttgacaaaatgcctcaacgtAATTCGATTTCATTTAATGCCATGATTTCGGTAAGCTCACAACATGAGCGTAATGATGATGCTCTCAAGCTTTTTTGTGAAATGCAACAACTGGGTATGAAGCCAAACCACTTCACCTTTGCAAGTGTCATCACAGCGTGTGCCGCTGAATCAACTAGGGAGCAGGGCAAGCAAGTTCATGTTCAGGCCATGAAAATTGGGTGCACATCAAATGTTTTTGTTGGGAGTGCTCTTGTGAACATGTATGCTAAATGCAGGACACCAAACAGTGCACGAAAAGTATTTGACAGAATGCTTGACAggaatgtggtttcctggactgccaTGATGGTCGGATACGTTCTAAATAACTTTGGAGAGGAGGCTATTGAGATTTTTGTTGAAATGCAGCGCGCTGGAATAAACCCAAATTATAATTCATTCGCCATTGTACTTAGTGCTTGTGCTAATATTGAAGCACTTTTTCAGGGGACACAAATCCATGCCCATGCTGTCAAAACCGGATTTGAATCAGATGTTTCTTTGGGTAACGGGCTTGTCAACATGTATGCTAAATGTAGAAACATAGAGGCGGCGCGGAGGGAATTTGATCTTATGTCTCAACTAGATTTGATCTCATGGAATGCCATAATTTGTGGATACACCCAGAACGAAACTCATGACGAGGCCGTGAAACTTTTTACTGTATTACTACAAGATGGCTTGAAGCCAGATTGCGTTACTTTAATTAGTGTCCTCAGTTCTTGTGCCAATTTAAATTCTTTAGAAATTGGAAAACAAATTCATGCTTTTGTATTTACATGTGGATTAGAATTAAACGTGTCTGTAGGGAATGCTTTGATTACATCATATGCTAAATGTAGAAGCATTGTGCAGTCCCGCCAAGTGTTTGAGAGAATGAATAAAAAAGATTTAGTATCATGGAATGCTATAATCGGAGGTTATGCCCAAAACGAGCTCACATCAGAGGCCATTGAACTCTTTCAGTATATGCAAAAGACAAACGTACCCATGAACGATGTCACCTTTGTTAGCATCCTAAGTGTACTCATCTGTCCTGAAACCCTTGACTTTGGAAAAGAAATCCATTCTCATGTGATCTGTTCTGGATTTGAGAAGGATATTTGTGTTAAGAATTCCCTTGTTACAATGTATGCGAAATCAGGAAGAATGGAGGAAGCAAGTAAAATGTTTAATAAAATGGAAAAACCAGACTTGGTTTCATGGAATACAATGATTTCAGGATATGCCCTTAATGAGCATAGTGAAGAGGCCTTGAATTTTGTCTGCAAAATGCAAGAAAAAGGCTTGAAGTTAGACCATTTCACCTTTGCCACCGTTCTAAGGGCATGCGCCAGTGTAGCAGCTCTGGAAAATGGCGAGGAGATCCATGGCAACATCATCAGAGCAGGTTTTGATTCAGATATTGTTGTTGGTAGTGCCCTTGTGGACATGTATGCGAAATGTGGAAGTATAGAAGGTGCACGTAGTGTGTTCGACAAAATGGCTGTTCGAAATGatgtctcatggaatgccatgatttcAGGATATGCTCGACATGGGGATGCCAAGGAAGCTTTGCAACACTTTGACCTAATGCAAATGGAGGGCCTGAAACCAAGCCACATCACTTTCGTTGGTGTTCTATCTGCCTGCAGCCACGCAGGGCTAGTAGATAAAGGCCGTAAGTATTTTGTTTCAATGAACTCAATTTATGGCGTCGCACCAAAACTAGAGCACTATGCCTGCATTGTTGATCTTCTTGGACGAGCCGGATCCCTAGTTGAGGCAGAGGACTTTATTAACAGGATGCCTGTACAACCTAATGCTTTTATATGGCGAACTCTGCTTGGTGCTTGCCGAGTCTATGGTAATATGGAGATAGGAAAACGAGCAGCCGATTGTCTTCTGAACTTGGAACCACAAGATTCAGCAACTTATGTGCTTTTATCAAATATTTATGCTTCTGCTGGCAAATGGGATGATGCAATAAAGGTGAGAACGATGATGAAGGGCAGAAGGGTTAAAAAGGACCCAGGGTGGAGCTGGATTAAACTGAAGAGTGAAGTACATGGATTTCTAGTAGGGGACAGTTCACATCCACAAACAGAGGAGATTTATGCAAAGTTGGCTAGCTTATCTGAGCAAATGAAGGAGATTGGGTATATACCGAATACAAACTTTACATTGCATGATGTGGAGCAGGAGCAGAAGGAGCACTTCCTATCATACCATAGTGAGAAGTTGGCCATTGCTTATGGGCTTATTTGTACACCTGCAGGCGTTCCTATCCGAGTTATTAAAAACCTCCGTGTTTGTGGTGATTGCCATTCAGCCATTAAGCTAATTTCCAAGATCGAGGGACGGAAAATTGTTGTTAGGGATTCCAACCGATATCACCATTTTATTAATGGGTTATGTTCTTGtggagattattggtga